A single window of Methylobacterium nodulans ORS 2060 DNA harbors:
- the gap gene encoding type I glyceraldehyde-3-phosphate dehydrogenase yields the protein MTVKVAINGFGRIGRNVLRAIKEAGRTDIEVVALNDLGPVETNAHLLRYDSVHGRFPGEVKVEGDSIVVDGQRIRVTAIKSPAELPHRELGVDIALECTGIFTARDKAKAHLDAGAKRVIVSAPSDGADLTVVYGVNHHKLSADHLVISNASCTTNCLAPVAKVLNDAVGIERGFMTTIHSYTNDQPSLDQMHKDLYRARAASLSMIPTSTGAAKAVGLVLPELNGKLDGTAIRVPTPNVSVVDFKFVAKRTTTVAEINDAIKAAANGPLKGVLGYTESPNVSIDFNHDPHSSTFHIDQTKVMDGTFVRVLSWYDNEWGFSNRMADTAVALAKLI from the coding sequence ATGACGGTCAAGGTCGCCATCAACGGCTTCGGACGCATCGGGCGCAACGTGCTGCGGGCCATCAAGGAGGCCGGGCGCACGGATATCGAAGTCGTCGCCCTCAACGACCTCGGCCCGGTCGAGACCAACGCCCACCTGCTGCGCTACGATTCCGTGCACGGCCGCTTCCCCGGCGAGGTGAAGGTCGAGGGCGATTCCATCGTGGTCGACGGCCAGCGCATCCGCGTCACCGCGATCAAGAGCCCGGCCGAGCTGCCCCACCGCGAGCTCGGCGTCGACATCGCGCTCGAATGCACCGGCATCTTCACGGCGCGCGACAAGGCCAAGGCGCATCTCGATGCCGGCGCCAAGCGCGTCATCGTCTCGGCCCCCTCCGACGGCGCCGACCTGACCGTCGTCTACGGCGTCAACCATCACAAGCTGAGCGCCGACCACCTCGTCATCTCGAACGCCTCGTGCACGACGAACTGCCTCGCGCCGGTCGCCAAGGTGCTCAACGACGCGGTCGGGATCGAGCGCGGCTTCATGACCACGATCCACTCCTACACCAACGACCAGCCGTCCCTCGATCAGATGCACAAGGATCTCTACCGGGCCCGCGCCGCTTCCCTGTCGATGATCCCGACCTCGACCGGCGCCGCCAAGGCGGTGGGCCTGGTGCTGCCGGAGCTCAACGGCAAGCTCGACGGCACCGCCATCCGGGTGCCGACCCCGAACGTCTCGGTCGTCGACTTCAAGTTCGTGGCCAAGCGCACCACCACGGTCGCCGAGATCAACGACGCCATCAAGGCGGCCGCCAACGGCCCGCTCAAGGGTGTGCTCGGCTACACCGAATCCCCGAACGTCTCGATCGACTTCAACCACGACCCGCATTCCTCGACCTTCCACATCGACCAGACCAAGGTGATGGACGGGACCTTCGTGCGGGTGCTGTCCTGGTACGACAACGAGTGGGGCTTCTCGAACCGCATGGCCGACACGGCCGTGGCGCTGGCCAAGCTGATCTGA
- a CDS encoding DUF4164 domain-containing protein, which translates to MSAAMEDALRRLEAAVALLDAGVTRRLDAERSRGDLEAELALMQEDRARLAAELDGALAQLAEAVAVTDDVEHRLGRAIGAVEGVLGRSRADG; encoded by the coding sequence ATGAGTGCAGCGATGGAGGATGCGCTGCGCCGGCTCGAAGCCGCGGTCGCCCTGCTCGATGCCGGCGTGACCCGACGGCTCGACGCGGAGCGCAGCCGCGGGGATCTCGAAGCCGAACTCGCCCTCATGCAGGAGGATCGCGCTCGCCTCGCGGCCGAGCTCGACGGCGCGCTCGCGCAGCTCGCGGAGGCCGTGGCGGTGACCGACGACGTCGAGCACCGGCTCGGGCGCGCCATCGGCGCCGTCGAAGGGGTGCTCGGCCGCAGCCGCGCGGACGGATAG
- a CDS encoding cell division protein ZapA — protein sequence MPQVTVSIAGKTYRMACGEGEEGHLEELARGFDARIGEMRKAFGEIGDMRLHVMAALTVSDELAEMRRRVEALERETASLREAAAAAAAEREAAEGRIAEGIGRAAERIEAAVRRLAPGPAEA from the coding sequence ATGCCTCAGGTGACGGTGAGCATTGCCGGGAAGACCTACCGCATGGCCTGCGGCGAAGGCGAGGAGGGCCATCTCGAAGAGCTGGCGCGCGGCTTCGACGCCCGCATCGGCGAGATGCGCAAGGCCTTCGGCGAGATCGGCGACATGCGCCTTCACGTGATGGCAGCGCTCACCGTCTCGGACGAGCTCGCCGAGATGCGCCGTCGGGTCGAGGCGCTGGAGCGCGAGACCGCGTCCCTGCGCGAGGCCGCGGCGGCGGCCGCCGCCGAGCGGGAGGCGGCGGAGGGGCGCATCGCCGAAGGCATCGGCCGGGCGGCCGAGCGCATCGAGGCGGCAGTGCGCCGCCTCGCCCCGGGGCCGGCCGAAGCGTAG
- a CDS encoding L,D-transpeptidase — translation MRRFVPALAALACAVAAWAVPAAAYEIDPLTRQPLNEALTVTVRPSASAATPEAMDATVPKLSPILRETVAYNGPYGPGTIVVSTSERRLYYVLGGGQALRYGIGVGRPGFTWGGMQSITMKREWPDWRPPSQMLRRRPDLPRYMKGGPENPLGARAMYLGGTLYRIHGSNEPETIGTAVSSGCIRMTNDDVIDLYSRTKVGTRVVVQR, via the coding sequence ATGCGCCGCTTCGTCCCCGCTCTGGCTGCGCTCGCCTGCGCCGTCGCCGCCTGGGCGGTCCCCGCCGCCGCCTACGAGATCGACCCGCTCACCCGCCAGCCGCTCAACGAGGCGCTCACCGTCACGGTGCGCCCCTCGGCTTCGGCCGCCACGCCCGAGGCGATGGATGCCACGGTGCCCAAGCTCAGCCCGATCCTGCGCGAGACCGTGGCCTATAACGGCCCCTACGGCCCCGGCACGATCGTGGTCTCGACCTCGGAGCGCCGGCTCTACTACGTGCTCGGCGGCGGCCAGGCCCTGCGCTACGGTATCGGCGTCGGCCGGCCGGGCTTCACCTGGGGCGGCATGCAGAGCATCACCATGAAGCGCGAATGGCCGGATTGGCGCCCGCCGTCCCAGATGCTCCGCCGCCGGCCCGACCTGCCGCGCTACATGAAGGGCGGCCCGGAGAATCCGCTCGGCGCCCGCGCCATGTATCTCGGCGGCACGCTCTACCGCATCCACGGCTCGAACGAGCCCGAGACGATCGGCACCGCCGTGTCCTCCGGCTGCATCCGCATGACGAATGACGACGTCATCGACCTCTACAGCCGCACCAAGGTCGGCACCCGGGTGGTCGTGCAGCGCTGA
- a CDS encoding NUDIX domain-containing protein, with translation MTRPDAPRRSPLATRPRIVGTRTLYEGWGRYLLAEVRLADGGTITREVEDHGRAVAVLPYDPERRTALLVRQFRAPPCLVDGAENLLEAPAGCLDESDPAACARREAFEEVGVRLSTLEPVAQAFAMPGISTELMDLYLAPYGSADRDGEGGGLATEHENIVVVEMPLAELAAMAEQGGLRDLKTLVLVQTLRLRRPDLFAGPA, from the coding sequence ATGACCCGCCCCGATGCCCCACGCCGGAGCCCGCTCGCGACCCGGCCCCGGATCGTCGGCACGCGCACGCTCTACGAGGGCTGGGGCCGCTATCTCCTCGCCGAAGTGCGGCTTGCGGATGGCGGCACGATCACCCGGGAGGTCGAGGACCACGGCCGCGCGGTCGCGGTGCTGCCCTATGATCCCGAGCGCCGCACCGCCCTGCTGGTGCGCCAGTTCCGGGCACCGCCCTGCCTCGTCGACGGCGCCGAGAATCTCCTCGAAGCCCCGGCCGGATGCCTCGACGAGTCGGACCCGGCGGCCTGCGCCCGCCGGGAGGCCTTCGAGGAGGTGGGCGTGCGGCTCTCGACCCTCGAACCGGTCGCCCAGGCCTTCGCGATGCCGGGCATCTCGACCGAACTGATGGATCTCTACCTCGCCCCTTACGGGAGCGCCGACCGCGACGGGGAGGGTGGGGGGCTCGCCACCGAGCACGAGAACATCGTGGTGGTGGAGATGCCGCTCGCCGAACTCGCGGCGATGGCGGAGCAGGGCGGCCTGCGCGACCTGAAGACGCTCGTCCTCGTCCAGACCCTGCGCCTGCGCCGCCCGGACCTGTTCGCCGGCCCGGCCTGA
- a CDS encoding sulfurtransferase TusA family protein: MSPRVSDPDDLDLRGLKCPLPVLRTRKALRGLSPGARLVVRCTDPLAAIDIPHLLHETGDRLDAATVADGILTFEIRRGERPDAAGP, encoded by the coding sequence ATGTCTCCCCGCGTGAGCGACCCTGACGACCTCGACCTGCGCGGGCTCAAATGCCCGCTCCCGGTGCTGCGCACCCGCAAGGCCCTGCGCGGCCTGAGCCCCGGCGCCCGTCTCGTCGTCCGCTGCACGGACCCGCTCGCCGCCATCGACATCCCGCACCTGCTGCACGAGACCGGCGACCGGCTCGACGCCGCGACCGTCGCGGACGGCATCCTCACCTTCGAGATCCGGCGGGGCGAGCGCCCCGATGCGGCCGGCCCTTGA
- a CDS encoding glutamate--cysteine ligase: MARDESDATPLTTRDELIEWFAAGEKPKDAFVIGTEHEKVPFYRASLAPVPYEGERGIGALLDGVRKATGWEPIVDAGRVIGLAAAQGGGAISLEPGGQFELSGAPLPDVHATTIELARHLDAARAAADPLGIGFLTLGMSPKWTRGETPVMPKSRYRIMKGYMPKVGTLGLDMMLRTATVQVNLDFASEADMVRKMRVGLALQPVATALFANSPFTDGRPNGFLSFRSEIWRHTDPDRTGMLPRAFEPGFGYEAYADWLLDVPMYFVKRGETYHDVSGASFRDLMEGRLAALPGERATRSDWANHASTAFPEVRLKRFIEMRGADVGDPGMIAAQAAFWVGLLYDDAALDAALDLVDGWDAAAREALRAEVPRRALEAEIAGRRLRDVARDALAIAEAGLRARGRRDAQGRDETLHLAPLHAIAAGRTRAEDLLALYEGPWNGSVDPAFGACTF, translated from the coding sequence ATGGCGCGCGACGAGTCCGACGCGACCCCGCTCACCACGCGGGACGAACTGATCGAGTGGTTCGCGGCCGGCGAGAAGCCGAAGGACGCCTTCGTCATCGGCACCGAGCATGAGAAGGTGCCGTTCTACCGTGCCTCCCTCGCGCCGGTGCCCTACGAGGGCGAGCGCGGCATCGGCGCGCTGCTCGACGGGGTGCGGAAGGCGACCGGCTGGGAGCCGATCGTCGATGCGGGGCGGGTGATCGGGCTCGCCGCCGCGCAGGGAGGCGGGGCGATCTCACTCGAGCCCGGCGGCCAGTTCGAGCTGTCCGGCGCGCCGCTGCCCGACGTGCACGCGACGACGATCGAGCTCGCCCGCCATCTCGATGCGGCGCGCGCGGCCGCCGATCCTCTCGGCATCGGCTTTCTCACCCTCGGCATGAGCCCGAAATGGACGCGGGGTGAGACGCCCGTGATGCCCAAGAGCCGCTATCGCATCATGAAGGGCTACATGCCCAAGGTCGGCACCCTCGGCCTCGACATGATGCTGCGCACCGCCACCGTGCAGGTGAATCTCGACTTCGCCTCCGAGGCCGATATGGTGCGCAAGATGCGCGTCGGGCTCGCCCTGCAGCCCGTCGCCACGGCTTTGTTCGCCAACTCGCCCTTCACGGACGGGCGGCCGAACGGCTTCCTGTCGTTCCGCTCCGAGATCTGGCGCCACACCGACCCCGACCGCACCGGGATGCTGCCGCGGGCCTTCGAGCCGGGCTTCGGCTACGAGGCCTATGCGGACTGGCTCCTCGACGTGCCGATGTACTTCGTCAAGCGCGGGGAGACCTACCACGATGTCAGCGGCGCCTCGTTCCGCGACCTGATGGAGGGGCGGCTCGCGGCCCTGCCGGGCGAGCGCGCCACCCGCTCCGATTGGGCGAATCACGCCTCAACGGCCTTCCCGGAGGTGCGCCTCAAGCGCTTCATCGAGATGCGCGGCGCCGATGTGGGCGACCCCGGCATGATCGCCGCCCAGGCGGCCTTCTGGGTCGGGCTCCTCTACGACGACGCGGCCCTCGACGCGGCCCTCGACCTCGTCGACGGCTGGGACGCCGCCGCCCGCGAGGCGCTGCGGGCGGAGGTGCCGCGCCGGGCGCTCGAGGCCGAGATCGCCGGGCGGCGCCTGCGCGACGTCGCTCGCGATGCGCTCGCCATCGCGGAGGCGGGACTGCGCGCGAGGGGGCGCCGGGACGCGCAGGGGCGCGACGAGACGCTCCATCTCGCGCCCCTCCACGCCATCGCGGCCGGCCGGACCCGGGCGGAGGATCTGCTCGCCCTCTACGAGGGCCCGTGGAACGGTTCGGTCGATCCGGCGTTTGGCGCCTGCACCTTCTGA